A single region of the Pseudomonas sp. VD-NE ins genome encodes:
- a CDS encoding methionine ABC transporter permease: protein MEDLISFFTNIDWYEIWLATGDTMLMLGGSLLFTVLLGLPLGVLLFLCSPRQLLENRGLYAFMSLAVNILRSLPFIILLIVMIPFTVLITGTSLGVAGAIPPLVVGATPFFARLVETALREVDRGIIEATQSMGATTRQIIMNALLPEARPGIFAAITVTAITLVSYTAMAGVVGAGGLGDLAIRFGYQRFQTDVMIVTVVLLLILVQVLQMVGDRLVVHFSRK from the coding sequence ATGGAAGACCTGATCAGTTTCTTCACCAATATCGACTGGTACGAAATCTGGCTGGCCACCGGCGACACCATGCTGATGCTCGGCGGGTCGCTGCTGTTCACCGTGCTGCTCGGCCTGCCGCTGGGCGTGTTGCTGTTCCTCTGCAGCCCGCGTCAGTTGCTGGAAAACCGTGGCCTCTACGCATTCATGTCGCTGGCGGTGAACATCCTGCGTTCGCTGCCGTTCATTATTCTGTTGATCGTGATGATCCCGTTCACCGTGCTGATCACCGGCACGTCGCTGGGCGTGGCCGGTGCGATTCCGCCGTTGGTAGTCGGTGCCACACCGTTCTTCGCGCGTCTGGTGGAAACCGCGCTGCGTGAAGTCGATCGCGGCATCATCGAAGCGACCCAGTCGATGGGCGCGACCACGCGGCAGATCATCATGAACGCCTTGCTGCCGGAAGCCCGTCCGGGCATCTTCGCGGCGATTACGGTGACGGCGATTACACTGGTGTCCTACACGGCGATGGCCGGTGTGGTCGGTGCCGGTGGTCTGGGCGACCTGGCGATCCGTTTCGGCTATCAGCGTTTCCAGACTGACGTGATGATCGTCACCGTGGTGTTGCTGTTGATTCTGGTGCAAGTGCTGCAGATGGTCGGTGACCGTTTGGTTGTGCATTTCTCGCGCAAATAA
- a CDS encoding COX15/CtaA family protein codes for MAKPGFRLALFATLLALIVVMLGAYTRLTHAGLGCPDWPGCYGFISVPKSEAQLAHAELHYPDSPVEAHKGWNEMIHRYFAGTLGLLISLLAGRAWVNRRHPGQPLKLPLFLLAVVFAQAAFGMWTVTLKLWPQVVTGHLLGGFATLSLLFLLTLRLSGVLPALTVPKRLQYWATAGLLLVIGQIALGGWVSSNYAAVACIDFPTCHGQWLPPADFANGFHLTQHIGPNYLGGQLDSDARTAIHLTHRIGALLVTLVLLGLAWQLKVVGMTRLAGLVAIALAAQITLGISNVLFHLPLPVAVAHNAGGAALLLTMVLVNYHARTSLVRVKQPVLARWRLSPRKHAAAPITIKGETPWRF; via the coding sequence ATGGCCAAACCTGGATTTCGCCTCGCGCTGTTTGCCACTCTGCTGGCACTGATTGTAGTGATGCTCGGCGCCTATACGCGCCTGACCCACGCCGGCCTCGGCTGTCCGGACTGGCCGGGTTGCTACGGGTTTATCAGCGTGCCGAAAAGCGAAGCCCAACTGGCCCATGCCGAACTGCATTACCCCGACTCGCCAGTGGAGGCGCACAAGGGCTGGAACGAGATGATCCACCGCTATTTCGCCGGTACTCTCGGCCTGCTGATTTCGCTTCTGGCCGGGCGCGCGTGGGTCAATCGGCGTCATCCGGGGCAGCCGTTGAAGCTGCCGCTGTTTCTGCTGGCGGTGGTGTTTGCGCAAGCAGCCTTCGGCATGTGGACGGTGACGCTCAAACTCTGGCCGCAGGTGGTCACCGGGCATTTGCTCGGCGGGTTTGCGACCTTGAGTCTGCTGTTTTTGCTGACCTTGCGACTGTCCGGTGTGCTGCCGGCGCTGACCGTGCCCAAGCGTTTGCAGTATTGGGCAACAGCGGGATTGTTGTTGGTGATTGGCCAGATCGCACTGGGAGGCTGGGTCAGTTCCAACTACGCGGCGGTGGCCTGCATCGATTTCCCGACCTGCCACGGGCAATGGCTGCCGCCAGCGGATTTCGCCAATGGGTTTCATCTGACTCAACACATCGGCCCGAATTATCTCGGCGGACAACTCGACAGCGATGCACGCACGGCGATTCACCTGACTCACCGTATCGGCGCGCTGCTGGTGACGCTGGTGCTGCTCGGTCTGGCGTGGCAATTGAAAGTGGTCGGCATGACTCGCTTGGCCGGTCTGGTAGCGATTGCCCTCGCGGCACAGATCACCCTCGGCATCAGCAATGTGCTGTTCCATCTGCCGCTGCCGGTGGCGGTCGCGCATAACGCTGGCGGTGCGGCGCTGTTGCTGACCATGGTGCTGGTCAATTACCACGCGCGCACCAGTCTGGTCCGGGTCAAACAACCGGTGCTCGCGCGCTGGCGCCTGAGTCCGCGTAAACACGCAGCCGCGCCCATCACTATAAAAGGAGAAACGCCGTGGCGATTCTGA
- a CDS encoding methionine ABC transporter ATP-binding protein encodes MIEFQNVHKTYRVAGKDIPALHPTSLSIENGQVFGLIGHSGAGKSTLLRLINRLEDSSGGKIFVDGEEVTALDANGLRRFRQQVGMIFQHFNLLASKTVADNVALPLTLAGELSGSEIDQRVAELLARVGLSDHAKKYPAQLSGGQKQRVGIARALATKPKILLCDEATSALDPQTTASVLQLLAEINRELKLTIVLITHEMDVIRRVCDQVAVMDAGVIVEQGSVADVFLHPKHPTTKRFVQESEQIDESEQRDDFAHVPGRIVRLTFQGEATYAPLLGTVARETGVDYSILAGRIDRIKDIPYGQLTLAVTGGDMEAAFARFTAADVHMEVLR; translated from the coding sequence GGCCTGATCGGCCATTCCGGTGCGGGCAAAAGCACCCTGCTGCGTCTGATCAATCGCCTGGAAGACTCCAGTGGCGGCAAGATCTTCGTCGACGGCGAAGAAGTCACCGCGCTGGACGCCAACGGCCTGCGCCGTTTCCGTCAGCAAGTCGGGATGATCTTCCAGCACTTCAACCTGCTCGCCTCCAAGACCGTGGCCGACAACGTTGCGTTGCCGTTGACCCTGGCCGGCGAACTGTCGGGCAGCGAGATCGACCAGCGTGTCGCCGAGTTGCTGGCGCGGGTCGGTCTGTCCGACCACGCCAAGAAGTACCCGGCGCAATTGTCCGGCGGTCAGAAACAGCGCGTCGGCATCGCCCGCGCCCTGGCGACCAAGCCAAAAATTCTGCTGTGCGACGAGGCCACCAGTGCCCTCGACCCGCAGACTACCGCGTCGGTCCTGCAGTTGCTGGCCGAGATCAACCGCGAACTGAAACTGACCATCGTCCTGATCACCCACGAGATGGATGTCATCCGTCGCGTATGCGATCAAGTCGCGGTGATGGACGCTGGCGTGATCGTCGAGCAAGGTTCGGTGGCCGATGTGTTCCTGCATCCCAAGCACCCGACCACCAAGCGTTTCGTTCAGGAAAGCGAGCAGATCGACGAGAGCGAGCAGCGTGATGACTTCGCTCACGTGCCGGGCCGCATCGTGCGTCTGACCTTCCAGGGCGAAGCGACCTACGCGCCGTTGCTTGGCACCGTCGCCCGGGAAACCGGCGTCGACTACAGCATCCTTGCCGGTCGTATCGACCGCATCAAAGACATTCCGTACGGGCAATTGACCCTCGCCGTCACCGGTGGCGACATGGAAGCGGCGTTCGCCCGCTTCACCGCCGCTGACGTTCACATGGAGGTATTGCGCTAA
- a CDS encoding IS3 family transposase (programmed frameshift), translating to MNSGKRRSQRDYTRTFKLSVVDQVEKGELSYKEAQERYGIQGKSTVLNWLRRHGRQDWSQGASIRSKRPRSMDEPDKPLTPEQRIKELEEKLAQANQKAQFFEAVVDVLKNDFGVSVGKKAIRQVLSQGQIQDLSISRACQFMGISRQAYYKRNRACDARARHAQEVMGFVREKRLRQPRLGTRKLHNLMHTEPEVSVKVGRDRLFDILRDRRELVPRRRAYHKTTDSHHRFRRHPNLLKDGPIQVVAKAPEQVWVADITYLPTQTGVAYLSLITDAYSRKIVGHHVHESLHTESVIQAFNKALKQRTTKQCLVHHSDRGVQYCSELYQRLHAKYGITCSMTDGYDCYQNALAERVNGILKNELLLHRPKNFAEAIRMVDESVQIYNNERPHLSLKYKTPDAVHRAF from the exons ATGAATTCAGGAAAGAGGCGCAGTCAGCGTGATTACACGCGGACCTTTAAATTGTCGGTCGTCGATCAGGTCGAAAAAGGCGAGTTGAGTTATAAAGAGGCTCAAGAGCGCTATGGCATTCAGGGTAAATCGACCGTACTGAACTGGTTACGCAGGCATGGTCGGCAGGACTGGAGTCAAGGCGCGTCCATTCGCTCCAAGAGACCCCGTTCCATGGATGAGCCCGATAAACCACTGACACCCGAACAGCGAATCAAAGAGCTTGAAGAAAAGCTGGCCCAAGCCAACCAGAAAGCTCAGTTTTTCGAAGCTGTCGTTGATGTTTTAAAGAACGACTTCGGTGTTTCTGTCG GTAAAAAAGCGATCCGGCAAGTCCTCTCCCAAGGGCAGATCCAAGACCTGAGCATTAGTCGGGCTTGCCAGTTCATGGGGATTTCCCGTCAGGCTTATTACAAGCGCAACCGGGCGTGTGATGCCCGGGCCCGTCATGCCCAGGAAGTGATGGGATTCGTGAGGGAGAAACGACTTAGGCAACCGCGCCTTGGCACCCGAAAACTTCACAATCTGATGCACACTGAGCCAGAAGTGTCCGTAAAGGTCGGTCGAGACCGGTTATTCGATATCTTGCGAGATCGGCGCGAGCTGGTTCCCCGCAGACGGGCCTATCACAAAACGACAGATAGCCATCATCGCTTTCGCCGGCATCCAAACCTGCTTAAAGATGGGCCGATTCAGGTAGTTGCCAAGGCGCCAGAGCAAGTATGGGTTGCGGACATCACCTACTTACCGACGCAAACGGGTGTGGCTTATCTGAGTTTGATCACCGATGCGTACTCCCGAAAAATCGTGGGGCACCATGTCCATGAAAGCTTGCACACCGAATCGGTGATCCAGGCGTTCAACAAAGCCCTCAAGCAGCGGACAACGAAGCAATGTTTGGTGCATCACTCGGATAGAGGCGTCCAATACTGCTCCGAGCTTTATCAGCGGCTGCATGCCAAATACGGCATCACCTGCTCAATGACCGATGGCTACGACTGCTACCAAAACGCGTTGGCTGAGCGTGTGAACGGGATTTTGAAAAACGAGTTATTGCTGCATCGTCCCAAAAATTTTGCAGAGGCCATCCGGATGGTGGACGAGTCGGTGCAGATCTATAACAACGAGCGGCCTCATCTGTCGCTGAAATACAAAACGCCCGATGCGGTGCATCGGGCGTTTTGA
- a CDS encoding MetQ/NlpA family ABC transporter substrate-binding protein, producing MKKLIAAFAAVAAFSAHAETLTVAATPVPHAEILEFVKPALAKEGVELKVKVFTDYIQPNVQVAEKRLDANFFQHQPYLDEFNKAKGTNLVAVTGVHLEPLGAYSSKIKDLKDLPGGANVVIPNDATNGGRALLLLAKAGVITLKDPTNILSTVKDIATNPKDLKIRELEAATIPRVLTQVDLALINTNYALEAKLDPSKDALVIEGNDSPYVNILVSRADNKDSDAMKKLAAALHSPEVKQFITEKYKGAVLPAF from the coding sequence ATGAAAAAACTGATCGCTGCTTTTGCTGCTGTTGCAGCATTCTCGGCCCACGCCGAAACCCTGACCGTTGCCGCCACCCCGGTGCCGCACGCAGAAATCCTCGAGTTCGTGAAACCGGCGCTGGCCAAAGAAGGCGTGGAGCTGAAGGTCAAGGTCTTCACCGACTACATTCAGCCGAACGTACAGGTCGCGGAAAAGCGTCTGGACGCCAACTTCTTCCAGCACCAGCCGTATCTGGATGAGTTCAACAAGGCCAAGGGTACTAACCTGGTCGCCGTGACCGGCGTGCACCTGGAGCCACTGGGCGCCTACTCGAGCAAGATCAAAGATCTGAAAGACCTGCCTGGCGGCGCCAACGTGGTGATCCCGAACGACGCCACCAACGGCGGCCGTGCGCTGTTGTTGCTGGCCAAGGCTGGCGTGATCACGCTGAAGGATCCGACCAACATCCTGTCGACCGTCAAAGACATCGCGACAAACCCGAAAGACCTGAAAATCCGTGAACTGGAAGCCGCGACCATCCCGCGTGTGCTCACCCAGGTCGATCTGGCGCTGATCAACACCAACTACGCGCTGGAAGCCAAGCTCGATCCGTCCAAGGATGCGCTGGTGATCGAAGGCAACGATTCGCCATACGTGAACATCCTTGTGTCCCGTGCGGACAACAAGGACAGCGATGCGATGAAGAAACTGGCTGCAGCCCTGCACAGCCCGGAAGTGAAGCAATTCATTACCGAGAAGTACAAAGGCGCGGTATTGCCGGCGTTCTGA
- the cyoE gene encoding heme o synthase translates to MAILIGERPHQAIWRDYLELTKPKVVVLMLITSLVGMFLATRAGVPWTVLVFGNLGIALCAGGAAAVNHVVDRRIDAVMARTHKRPLAEGRVSPAAALTFALVLALLGQALLLTFTNPLTAWLTLASLLGYAVIYTGFLKRATPQNIVIGGLAGAAPPLLGWTAATGHVSAEPLLLVLIIFAWTPPHFWALAIHRKEEYAKADIPMLPVTHGEHYTKVHILLYTFALLAVSLLPYVIHMSGVLYLICALALGARFLQWAVVLYRGTRPHAAINTFKYSIWYLFLLFIALLVDHYLLLNL, encoded by the coding sequence GTGGCGATTCTGATTGGCGAACGCCCGCATCAGGCAATCTGGCGTGATTATCTGGAGCTGACCAAACCGAAAGTCGTGGTGCTGATGCTGATCACCTCGCTGGTCGGCATGTTCCTCGCGACCCGTGCCGGGGTGCCGTGGACGGTGCTGGTGTTCGGCAATCTGGGGATTGCCCTGTGTGCCGGTGGTGCGGCGGCGGTCAACCATGTGGTGGATCGGCGCATCGATGCGGTGATGGCGCGCACGCACAAACGGCCGCTGGCTGAAGGCCGGGTTTCGCCGGCGGCGGCGCTGACTTTTGCACTGGTGCTGGCGCTGCTCGGCCAGGCCCTGTTGCTGACTTTCACCAATCCGCTGACGGCGTGGCTGACCCTCGCTTCGCTGCTCGGTTATGCGGTGATCTACACCGGTTTCCTCAAACGCGCGACGCCGCAGAACATCGTCATCGGTGGCCTCGCCGGCGCCGCACCACCACTGCTCGGCTGGACAGCTGCCACCGGCCATGTCAGCGCCGAACCGTTGTTGCTGGTGCTGATCATCTTCGCCTGGACCCCACCGCACTTCTGGGCGCTGGCGATCCATCGCAAAGAGGAATACGCCAAGGCCGATATCCCGATGCTGCCGGTCACCCACGGCGAGCACTACACCAAAGTGCACATTCTGCTCTACACCTTCGCGCTGCTGGCGGTGAGTCTGTTGCCGTACGTGATTCACATGAGTGGCGTGCTCTACCTGATTTGCGCGCTCGCCCTCGGTGCAAGGTTTCTGCAATGGGCCGTGGTGCTGTACCGTGGCACTCGGCCGCACGCGGCGATCAACACCTTCAAGTACTCTATTTGGTACTTGTTCCTGCTGTTCATCGCCCTGCTCGTAGACCACTACTTACTGTTGAACCTATGA
- a CDS encoding SCO family protein has translation MTRTQKTVFILVAVIALILGLTVNKVLSGKGQGDPTALIDAGIILLPQSRNLPDVTMTDQDGKPVAINELKGKWSLLFFGYTFCPDICPTTLAQLRQIKSELPKDAVDKLQIVLVSVDPNRDSPKQLKRYLGYFDPQFVGLTPTSIEELQKVANAVSIPFIPADTSKPNYTVDHSGNLAVIGPDGTQRGFIRAPLNNAKLVAQLPVMLNRK, from the coding sequence ATGACTCGAACCCAGAAAACCGTCTTCATCCTCGTCGCCGTGATCGCGCTGATCCTCGGCCTGACCGTCAACAAAGTGCTGAGCGGCAAGGGCCAGGGCGACCCGACGGCGCTGATCGACGCCGGCATTATCCTGCTGCCGCAGAGCCGCAATCTGCCGGACGTGACGATGACTGATCAGGACGGCAAACCGGTGGCGATCAACGAGCTCAAAGGCAAGTGGAGTCTGCTGTTTTTCGGCTACACCTTCTGCCCGGACATCTGCCCCACCACGTTGGCGCAGCTGCGGCAGATCAAGAGTGAATTACCGAAAGACGCTGTGGACAAGTTGCAGATCGTGCTGGTCAGCGTTGACCCGAACCGCGATAGCCCGAAGCAGTTGAAGCGGTATCTGGGCTACTTTGATCCGCAGTTTGTTGGCCTGACGCCGACCTCGATTGAAGAGCTGCAAAAGGTGGCGAACGCGGTGAGTATTCCGTTTATTCCGGCGGATACGAGTAAGCCGAATTATACCGTTGACCATAGCGGCAATCTGGCAGTGATCGGGCCGGACGGGACGCAGCGGGGGTTTATTCGAGCGCCGTTGAATAACGCCAAACTGGTTGCGCAACTTCCGGTCATGCTTAACCGCAAGTGA